In the Apteryx mantelli isolate bAptMan1 chromosome 1, bAptMan1.hap1, whole genome shotgun sequence genome, one interval contains:
- the VPS36 gene encoding vacuolar protein-sorting-associated protein 36 isoform X1, whose protein sequence is MDRFVWASGLLELGETLVIQQRGVRVYDGEEKVRFDSGVLLLSTHRLIWRDQKNHECCIAVPLSQIVFIEEQAAGIGKSAKIVVHLHPASSNKEPGPFQSSKYSYIKLSFKEHGQIEFYRRLSEEITQRRWENMPAAQTIEVNKNPQAGRIRAVGIVGIERKLEEKRKETDKNISEAFEDLSKLMQKAKEMVELSKSIANKIKEKQGDITEDETIRFKSYLLSMGIANPVTRETYGSGTHYHMQLAKQLAGILQTPLEERGGIMSLTEVYCLVNRARGLELLSPEDLVNACKMLESLKLPLRLRLFDSGVMVIELQSHNEEEMVASALETVSEKGSLTADEFAKLVGMSVLLAKERLLLAEKMGHLCRDDSVEGLRFYPNLFMTQS, encoded by the exons ATGGACAGGTTCGTGTGGGCCAGCGGCCTGCTGGAGCTGGGGGAGACGCTGGTGATCCAGCAGCGCGGCGTGCGCGTCTACGACGGGGAGGAGAAG GTGAGGTTTGATAGTGGGGTATTACTGCTTAGCACACACAGACTAATCTGGAGGGATCAGAAGAATCAT gAATGCTGCATTGCTGTACCTCTGTCTCAGATTGTCTTCATTGAAGAGCAGGCAGCTGGGATAGGAAAAAG tgCCAAAATAGTAGTTCATCTTCATCCTGCTTCTTCAAACAAAGAGCCTGGTCCATTCCAAAGCAGCAAATATTCCTACATCAAACTTTCTTTCAAAGAACATGGTCAGATTGAG TTCTATAGACGATTATCAGAAGAAATCACACAGAGGAGATGGGAGAACATGCCTGCTGCTCAGACCATTGAAGTTAACAAGAACCCACAG gCAGGAAGAATAAGGGCTGTAGGAATTGTAGGGATCGAAAGGaaattagaggaaaaaagaaaagagactgacaaaaacatttctgag GCTTTTGAGGACCTTAGTAAACTAATGCAGAAG GCTAAGGAAATGGTGGAGTTATCCAAGTCAATAGctaataaaattaaagaaaaacaaggtgACATCACTGAGGATGAG acTATTAGGTTCAAATCCTATCTGCTGAGTATGGGAATAGCTAATCCAGTTACTAGGGAAACATATGGATCTGGTACCCATTACCATATGCAACTGGCAAAGCAACTAGCTGGAATACTGCAGACTCCATTAGAG GAGCGAGGAGGGATCATGTCACTTACAGAGGTGTACTGTCTGGTAAATCGGGCACGAGGATTAGAG TTGCTCTCGCCAGAAGATTTAGTAAATGCTTGTAAGATGCTGGAGTCACTGAAACTACCACTAAG ACTTCGATTATTTGACAGTGGTGTGATGGTGATTGAACTCCAGTCTCACAATGAAGAGGAAATGGTAGCTTCTGCTTTAGAGACA GTATCTGAAAAGGGTTCTCTCACAGCTGATGAGTTTGCTAAGCTTGTGGGGATGTCTGTTCTCTTAGCCAAAGAAAG gcTGCTGCTAGCTGAGAAGATGGGCCATCTTTGTAGAGATGATTCAGTGGAAGGCTTGAGATTCTACCCAAATTTATTTATGACACAAAGCTAA
- the VPS36 gene encoding vacuolar protein-sorting-associated protein 36 isoform X2 — MDRFVWASGLLELGETLVIQQRGVRVYDGEEKVRFDSGVLLLSTHRLIWRDQKNHECCIAVPLSQIVFIEEQAAGIGKSAKIVVHLHPASSNKEPGPFQSSKYSYIKLSFKEHGQIEFYRRLSEEITQRRWENMPAAQTIEVNKNPQAGRIRAVGIVGIERKLEEKRKETDKNISEAFEDLSKLMQKAKEMVELSKSIANKIKEKQGDITEDEERGGIMSLTEVYCLVNRARGLELLSPEDLVNACKMLESLKLPLRLRLFDSGVMVIELQSHNEEEMVASALETVSEKGSLTADEFAKLVGMSVLLAKERLLLAEKMGHLCRDDSVEGLRFYPNLFMTQS, encoded by the exons ATGGACAGGTTCGTGTGGGCCAGCGGCCTGCTGGAGCTGGGGGAGACGCTGGTGATCCAGCAGCGCGGCGTGCGCGTCTACGACGGGGAGGAGAAG GTGAGGTTTGATAGTGGGGTATTACTGCTTAGCACACACAGACTAATCTGGAGGGATCAGAAGAATCAT gAATGCTGCATTGCTGTACCTCTGTCTCAGATTGTCTTCATTGAAGAGCAGGCAGCTGGGATAGGAAAAAG tgCCAAAATAGTAGTTCATCTTCATCCTGCTTCTTCAAACAAAGAGCCTGGTCCATTCCAAAGCAGCAAATATTCCTACATCAAACTTTCTTTCAAAGAACATGGTCAGATTGAG TTCTATAGACGATTATCAGAAGAAATCACACAGAGGAGATGGGAGAACATGCCTGCTGCTCAGACCATTGAAGTTAACAAGAACCCACAG gCAGGAAGAATAAGGGCTGTAGGAATTGTAGGGATCGAAAGGaaattagaggaaaaaagaaaagagactgacaaaaacatttctgag GCTTTTGAGGACCTTAGTAAACTAATGCAGAAG GCTAAGGAAATGGTGGAGTTATCCAAGTCAATAGctaataaaattaaagaaaaacaaggtgACATCACTGAGGATGAG GAGCGAGGAGGGATCATGTCACTTACAGAGGTGTACTGTCTGGTAAATCGGGCACGAGGATTAGAG TTGCTCTCGCCAGAAGATTTAGTAAATGCTTGTAAGATGCTGGAGTCACTGAAACTACCACTAAG ACTTCGATTATTTGACAGTGGTGTGATGGTGATTGAACTCCAGTCTCACAATGAAGAGGAAATGGTAGCTTCTGCTTTAGAGACA GTATCTGAAAAGGGTTCTCTCACAGCTGATGAGTTTGCTAAGCTTGTGGGGATGTCTGTTCTCTTAGCCAAAGAAAG gcTGCTGCTAGCTGAGAAGATGGGCCATCTTTGTAGAGATGATTCAGTGGAAGGCTTGAGATTCTACCCAAATTTATTTATGACACAAAGCTAA